A part of Streptomyces sp. NBC_00557 genomic DNA contains:
- a CDS encoding NADPH-dependent F420 reductase codes for MRIGIIGTGAMAQALGGQWERAGHRVVAGSRSRGDARAAVAHGVDAVLLAVPYSAAVDVVAGLEPALRGRVLIDCTNPVGGPDFGLLTAGGPAAAERIAAAAPGARLVKAFNLCHESVWRLTPPVFGGRPLAVPVCGDDEAALTVVRRLVRDLGCEPLNAGGLHRAGLLEATAALLIGLWVGQGADAQAIAPPLEFAGS; via the coding sequence GTGCGCATAGGAATCATCGGTACCGGCGCCATGGCTCAGGCGCTGGGCGGCCAGTGGGAGCGGGCCGGCCACCGGGTGGTCGCCGGCAGCCGGTCGCGAGGCGATGCGCGGGCGGCGGTGGCTCACGGCGTCGACGCGGTACTGCTGGCCGTGCCGTACTCGGCGGCCGTGGACGTGGTCGCCGGACTCGAACCCGCCCTGCGCGGACGGGTGCTGATCGACTGCACCAATCCGGTGGGCGGCCCGGACTTCGGGCTGCTCACGGCCGGCGGCCCGGCGGCGGCCGAGCGCATCGCCGCCGCCGCGCCCGGCGCCCGGCTGGTCAAGGCGTTCAACCTCTGCCACGAGAGCGTCTGGCGTCTGACACCGCCGGTGTTCGGCGGCCGCCCGCTCGCCGTACCGGTGTGCGGGGACGACGAGGCCGCGCTCACGGTCGTACGACGGCTGGTGCGAGACCTGGGCTGCGAGCCGCTGAACGCCGGCGGACTGCACCGGGCCGGGCTGCTGGAGGCGACGGCCGCGCTGCTGATCGGACTGTGGGTGGGGCAGGGGGCGGACGCCCAGGCGATCGCGCCCCCGCTGGAGTTCGCCGGTTCCTGA
- a CDS encoding winged helix-turn-helix transcriptional regulator translates to MTDDHVFLADCRARLAFDLLSNTWNAVVLWALRDGPRRPGALRGTIGGISQKVLTETLRRLEFNGLVERRAYGGSPPRVEYGLTPLGRTLLGPIDAFGAWAFEHGDEVMAAQERYAGD, encoded by the coding sequence GTGACCGACGACCACGTCTTCCTCGCCGACTGCCGGGCCCGGCTCGCCTTCGACCTGCTCTCCAACACCTGGAACGCGGTGGTGCTGTGGGCCCTGCGGGACGGCCCCCGCCGACCGGGCGCCCTGCGCGGGACCATCGGCGGGATCAGCCAGAAGGTACTGACCGAGACGCTGCGCCGGCTGGAGTTCAACGGTCTGGTGGAGCGGCGCGCCTACGGGGGTTCGCCGCCCCGGGTGGAGTACGGACTGACGCCGCTGGGGCGGACGTTGCTCGGTCCGATCGACGCTTTCGGCGCCTGGGCGTTCGAGCACGGCGACGAGGTGATGGCCGCCCAGGAGCGCTACGCCGGCGACTGA